From the Lathyrus oleraceus cultivar Zhongwan6 chromosome 3, CAAS_Psat_ZW6_1.0, whole genome shotgun sequence genome, the window TTTATGCCATGTCACTCTCGGCATTAATAAATTGCCTTTTCTCATGTGATAAACAACATAACTACCTATGAGATTTTGTTTCAATCTTCACCTACTTTTATTGATCTAAAAGTGTTTGTTGCTTATCCTTTGCCAACACCTTGATGCTAAGAAGGGATAAGCTTGACCCTAGAGTTAGGAAGTGGATTTTTGTCTGATGTAAACCTGAGGTTTATGATCTTTATGACATGTATCTGGATAGCACATTCATTTCTAGACATGTTTTTTTAAGCGGATATTTTTCCTTATAAGTATCACAATGATAATGTCACTTCATTTGCTTCCAATGTCACTCACTATGCCACTGATGATGATGCTGTTCTTTTTTTATGATTCCTTCATGGATCCCCAGTTACATTTATGACTCCAACTCTAATATGCATCCCTATTATTACCCACattatttatatttaaaataCCCATAACAGTGTGAAAAAATCTACTAGAATCAAACATCCTCCAAGCTATCTCAAAAAATTTCATTGTAACTCCTTAAATCCAGTCCGGCTAGTTATAATTCCAATACATCATTTTTCTTCAATATTTTTTTACTCACATTTATTTATTGTGATTGTTATATATCATCTGGTTATAACTTGGAGTAGAAAAGCATAGAGCACTGAAATTTTACCTTTTATTTATTCTGTTTCCGCAAAAAGGTACATGACTCGAGTTATTTTACACAAGTAACAAAGGCATCTAAGCCTTAGTTTTCTTATTCATTACTTTCATTGATTTGGTGCGAAATCTAAGCCGAAGCTCTGTTCTCAGACTGACGAGCTGGAACTAGAAATTTGAAGGGATTGTTGGACTTGAGCTGCCTTGCCTCATTCCTCTGCAGGTTGAATGTAGCTGCAACCACATCCAACGGCAGATTATTTATAACTGATGATGTCCCTGCAAGTCTTGCAATACCAGCTCTATCATTGGTCTTGAATGCTACATATGAGAACCTGTCGCTTAGTGACTTTGCAGCCACAGCATAGTTTTGTGGCACTGTCAATGCACGTCCGGCTTCTAGCTCTCCATCAAACACGGTGTTGCCATTGCAGTTCACTACTTGTAGCCTTGCACGTCCCTTCAATGCGTATATTATACTGTTTGCATTCAGGTTGTAGTGAGGCACAAACATAGCATTCTGTATGAAGATTGTAATGAGTTAGCTATTATTCTCCAACACATAGTTCGACATGAAATTGATTCATGgaaaaacaaattaaatgatGAAAAAACATACTTTGTGGAGAGATCCATGCTCAGCACTTAGTTTGAGCCACCTGAGAACTGGGAGGTCCAGGCTGGTAACAGTTTTGATTCTACCAGCTTCAGGGTTGTAGATGTCTGGTGATGAAGACGGGCCAATGTTCAATCGAAGTTTAGCAGTGCAAACTGTTTCCTCAAGCCCATTGTCTCCTTGCCTTCTGCTTTTGCCTTTTTGGCTGCCGCCGCGCTCTTTCTTGTCTTCTTCTTCCTCCTCTCCTCTTCTCCTTTGATGACGCGGCTGcctctcttcatcttcatcttcctcTTCCTCTTGTCTGCTGCCTCTCTGGTGGCGCGGCTGcttctcttcatcttcatcttcctcTTGTCTGCTGCCTCTCTGGTGGCGCGCTTGCTTCTCGGGTGGGCTTATGATGCTGAGTCCACCTTTCACTTTGACAATGGCTCCCTTCTCTTCGTCTTCATTCCTGCCTTGAAGTCTGTCTACTATATGCCTGTTCACGTTGAAAGCATCTTCCAAGAAATCCCTCTTGAAGCCACTGAAAATGTTGTTGCCTTCATTTTCTTGTTCTTGCTTTCCTCCTTGTTGATGCTGGTATTGTAGAAACTCTTGCTCGTGGTTCCCAGCAAGATAGAATCTCTGTCAAACATAGATAGATAGAATCTATGTTACTGTTTTGGACAACATATTATCTTATATGGGAAGTTTAATTATGCTCAGTGCTCACCCTAGGCATCTGATCAAGCTGGTTATTGGAGCTTCTAATGTCAGTAAGAGAGACGGCAATAACTGGAGTGTCTTGGTCGTTGTACATCCAAAATACAATACCAGTAGGAACTGCAATGATATCACCCTCTCTGAATCGGTTAACCTTTTGATGTCTGTCTCTGTACCTGCGTCCCTCTCCTTGTTCAGATTCTTGTGGCTCTTCAAAGGTCTCAGGACAACCGGGGAATACCATGCCAAAATATCCATTACCTGTAATTGGTATAGTAGAACACTAATTAGTATGCTAATATGCATGTAATGTACGTAAAGAAGTTGGTATAAGATCAAAATAAGTAACCTTGTTGGATGAAAATTTCTTGGGGAGCATTGGAGTAGTAAGGTCTGCGAAGGGCGTTGCGTTGAAGGGTAGCACGAGAGAGGGCCACACCAGCACATCGGAATTGCTTGTTGTTGGGATTCCAAGTCTCAATGAGCCCACCTTCCGATTCTATACGGTTATCAGGCTCGAGGGCATCGAGGCGTTCTAGCTGGCACTCATTTTGCTGTGGCTGTTCTGTCAAAGCAAAACAGCCACCCAAAAGTAGAAAACAGAATGAAAGAGAAAGTGCAAGAAGCTTAGCCATGAAGAGAGATACTAAGAGAATGTTGGTTGTGATGCGGAGAACCTTAATGAGAAGTGGTAATTTATAGAGAAGAGAGGGTGGTGAAGGTTGGACACGTCATTGAAAGTGGGATGTTGAGAATTGGACATTCTGCAGCTTGCATGGCTATGGAAGCATAATGCTTTACACCTATGTCTGATAGAGGAGGTGGCTaatggcttcatcatctccatTACCAGACAAAGAGCATACTTGCAATTCTTATAGCTGAAATCGGTGGCAGGGGACCATGGCTTTACTTCTTATACTCCATGTTTCTTTCTTACATATTCTGCATTACAAAAGAATAAACTTTTTATTAGCTACTTTAATACGCAGTTATGGTCTTGGTTACCAAATTAATTAATCCTTGAAATTAAAGTGTTACTACATACTGTTTCAAAAGTTGTGAAATTTTCATCAACCAGTTGCTTACTTATATGTTTTACTTTTATATCTAAAATGAGAGATTATTCTAAAGAAGTAAAATTCTATGAACTTTTAGCTATTAATTGTACGGTAAAAACCTCTTGTAAAAATATGTTTTGAAGGATCAAATTAAGCATTCCTTTTATATATTATACTTGATTTCATTTTATTACAGATAAATTTTTCAGATTTATTTTCTAGCATAGAGCAATGGATTACAAGGGTAAAAATCCAAGATTGATCTCATGAAAAAGCATCCAATCAAAATAGGTTCCGAGTGACATTTTACGATGCGTAAACAAGAATTGGTGAAAAATGGAGTAATGAATATGGAGAGAGTAAGAGGGAATTAGAGAGGATAATTGAGGGTGAGAATGCTCATTCACATATGCATTAAACTTAACAATAATACCTTGTATATACAATTTCAATagacactacgccaaaaactggaatagacaacgcaccttagagggcgctttattacaaaagcgcactctaaagtgaagccaaaaaataaggagcgaacaactggaatagacaacgcactttagagggcgcttttgtaataaagcgccctctaaggtgaagcgaaaaaataaggaggagatagagggacaacaatacagggcgctttttagaaagcgccctctaaggttacccttagagggcgcttttaaaaaagcgctctataagtccatgtgcatttccagtttataaaacgcttttggaaagccttagagagcactttcataagcgccctcttaggtCCCCTTTAGAGGACgttttttttccacaagcgccctctaaggtcccctttagtaaacattaaaattataacatactgtgcattttgttatttcactctctgttattttcgttctttttcacgttagggttctcactgctacgattttcgctacttctaaggcgttctccttccacctctgttagatctacgacgtttcctccttctattaattcgttgttagctgttcgattttgacaccataggtatttttctaatcttcatattacttggtttctcttctgacgttcgctattgttcatttttggtttcatttttcttggttcatacatttattgagtattctcaacaataattattgtgttgcaatgctagcaatggagactaggcattatgggttaaatttcaccaactgttccattttTTTTAGTTCTTTATTGTTTACTATGATTAAAATGACTCTTTATTTATTGATTTATTgatgttatatatatatatatatatatatatatatatatatatatatatatatatatatatatatatatatatatatatatatatatatatatatatatatatatatatatatatggttaGGGTGAAACTTTTTTCGAATTGATGCAGATACTTGTGTCCTGAACCCTATCCGGAGGAGAATTTGGAGTTTCTTAAATCACAGAATATTCGTCTATTTCAATTTGGAATTGAGGGGAAAATGGTAATTTTTTATATTCGTATTCATCATATATGTGTTCAAATGTgtttaatcatgttatttcaaTGTATGATGTTTTGAATTGGGTTTTGATTGTTGTTAAAAAGTCTGTGATTGTTTGAATCATTCTGAATTTTGTTAATGAAATTTCATTGAAATCATGAAATGTATGTGTATTACTCAAAGTTTGAATTTTTTTCTGTGATTGTGTTATTTTTGTAGATTATTAGATTAGGGTTTTAGGTTTAATTGTATAATTAGGGGAAAAAGGGGGTTTGGGGTTTATCATAAATATGGGTTGGTGTTAGCTGCTaataatcatgaaatttgacCTATGTGGATTGGTGATTCATTTTTGGTTttatcttttatttatttattttagagTTAATAAATCTTTGTATTTTTCTGCACGAAGTTTCTTTACCTATTCTCAGTGATTCTATTATGGAGGCTTTGAAAATTTtacttggtatttgaagcaagCTTATTCAACTTTGAAATGCAGATTTTTTGTATATCTTTGTTGGTGTTTCTCTTGTTTGTTAGATATCTAGTTCCTTAATTTTGTCTGGTTTCAGATGTGAGAAATCACCCTGTTTTGATTCATTGCAAACGAGGAAAGGTATAAGATTGATCACTTGCAAGTTTATCTTCTCAATTCTGAATTTCTGTTTTGAATTCCTAATTGTTTGTTCTAATGATGATTTTTCTTCTGTAATGCAGCATAGAACAGGTTGTGTAGTTGGTTGCTTCAGAAAGATGCAGAACTGGTGTCTGTCTTCTGTGTTTGAGGAGTACCAGCGCTATGCTGGTGCTAAATCCAGGACAGCGGATTTAACATTTATAGAGATGTTTGACATCATAAATCTTAGGCAATGCCTCTACAACATCATCTACCAGTATCAAGGTGCTTCAAAGAAGCGCAGATTGATGTATCAAGGCGAGACTACACAGAAGCCACCCCGTTTGACATCGTTTTAGCTGCTGCACTGGCTATTAACTCCATTTTTGGATTTGGTAGAGAACTCATACTTCAAAGTAATTTTTTGGAGTCTTTGAACATATATCCTTAGGGTTTTTAAAGATCTTTTGAGTACTGCTATTGACATGCATAttctcagagatgcttttgctacttagttttattcATAGTTAACAATAAAGAACtaaaaaaaacatacatctcagagatgcttttgctacttagttttatttctttttaagttatgaattggttgtatatttagaatctttagaagttaaacgattatatatcaatggattgttgtatatgtatggattgttgtatataaggcttgttgaatgcaatgtgtgaaaagggcttcaaattatacagttttaggtgtactgcttcaatatacaggtcgtctaaaataaataaaaaagtatagcgctttttaaaaaaaaaattttaaataaccacccactttagagggcgctttccaaaataagcgccctctaaaccctttaaatttccactttagagggcgctttccagtaaaagcgccctctaaacccttaaaagtttccactttagagggcgctttccagtaaaagcgccctctaaacccttaaaagtttccactttagagggcgctttctttaaaaagcgccctctaaagtgacccttaaagggcttaaagagccactttagagagcgctttcaccaggaaaaaaagcgttgtctttacctatgccagcgccagattagagggcgctttaaaaCGCTGTTATAGcccaaaaaaagcgccctcttttcccttatttggcgtagtgagaTTAGAACACAAGTAACAAAACAAAAAACTGAAACTAATAATCTGTAACCAATTACGCAATATCGTTAGCTgtttaaacaaaacaaaatcaactCAGAGCTAATTGATTATCAAAACGCAGTAATAGGTCCCACTAGTTCAAACAGTAAAAAGATAATAACCCATGATGTGATTTCTCACAACAAGAATATCTTAGGTGCATCTAATTATTTAGTTTAAGAGGAATTATGGAATTGATACATCAAGGTTACAGGtataaatataattaaattaGGGTAACAAATGCTCATGAGCACAAATTTGATCTGTTGTATACTACTGAAGCTAAACAAAATACGGTAACAACTCACGTGCCATGCGTCGCGAAGAAAATGCATCTGCATGAAATTCAAGTAAGCTTGAAAAATTAAGCTGCAATGCAAGAGAGCGTAGAAATAGATATTCGCATAGATTAAACCCATGCTTCAATCCTGAATTCGTAAACTCGAAGAAATCGCTAGCCCCTGGTAAGGATACCTACTGACATGGAAAGAGAAAAAGATGGGCGAAAAATAGTAGAAAATAGTGGAATTCATGGTTTTAAATTACTGTGTGCTTGTGGGTGTTGCGATTGTGGATATTGCGATTGATGCAATGCGTATTGTGGCGGTTGGAGCATAAATTTTTAAAGAGAAATGTTTGAAAGACATTCTTAAAAAATACCTAATGTTATAGTTTTTCATTGTAAATTGAGTCCTGTTATTCTAAACTTTGAGATTCAATGAAAATACTTGAACATGGATGAAATAGGATGATGTGGTTTCTAATGTGGTTGGATCTCTGATCAAATCACTAACACAATTGCGGAGACTATTGTATCTGTATCCGTAATATTGCGGCCGCATTGCGGTTACGTAGTGCAATTTAAAACTATGGTAGAGTTTGTACATTTTAACTCGAGGCGTTTGAGTTTTATTTCCTCACGGTTAATACTAACAAATTCTAGATTGTTCAATTAGCTTAActtaaaatattaaaaatcttATATTAGATAATATACACTCAAAAATATTCTTATAAATAAGGACAATCTTCTCATATTAAATTAGGTGTTATCacatttcataacataaatcATCATAACCAAATACTATACATGTGCACAGTGTAACACGACATTGCCTCAATATTTAAAGGGCATCAATATTGGAAGGGCCTCCAAAAATCTATGCACTctcttaattaaataattatgAAAGTTATTCATGTGCAGTGAGCTAGACCCCTCACTAGCTCTACATACTATTTAGAAAAGGGGACTTCTAAGGTGAAATCACCAAATTGACTTCTTTGAAAATATTATTTTAACTCACCAATAGAAAAACAATAGATCGTTACCGTGCAGGCGGTCTACAATAAACCATTCTTatataaaaaaatcatttattaaGTAGCAGCCTTTCATTAAGTTAAtaataatttatcatctaaaaaaacttttatttgaatttaattttaaaaaaaaaactatttttatttgacaaatttattttttcaattgAAATTCTTAAATCCTTAAATAATATATTTGTCCTCCATCTTCTTCTTCCTTCTCCTAGATCATCATTCATCTTCCTTCAATGGTGCATACTAAAATCTTATTCTTCCTATTCCCTCATCCACTTTCGTATCTTTATACCTGTTCGAATTATAGCTTTCG encodes:
- the LOC127130267 gene encoding tyrosine-protein phosphatase DSP3, with product MEYLCPEPYPEENLEFLKSQNIRLFQFGIEGKMVIFYILSLPILSDSIMEALKILLDVRNHPVLIHCKRGKHRTGCVVGCFRKMQNWCLSSVFEEYQRYAGAKSRTADLTFIEMFDIINLRQCLYNIIYQYQGASKKRRLMYQGETTQKPPRLTSF